From Cotesia glomerata isolate CgM1 linkage group LG2, MPM_Cglom_v2.3, whole genome shotgun sequence, a single genomic window includes:
- the LOC123259308 gene encoding uncharacterized protein LOC123259308, translated as MSSLPNRCLVKELQNDRELMLPISAILVRDPDTGLLTTASKADIELQVPIYMQSGENVVEVMMIRYAETKRDLLSYQRSASKKRIQIRKKLSLTPYESRTRSKIVPQKSNQRQLIKESQTKKKSFQVFLLIFMIY; from the exons ATGTCATCTTTACCAAATCGCTGTTTGGTCAAAGAGCTGCAAAATGATAGAGAATTAATGTTGCCAATTTCTGCAATTCTCGTACGGGATCCGGACACCGGTTTACTAACTACTGCAAGTAAAGCTGATATTGAATTGCAAGTGCCGATCTACATGCAATCGGGAGAAAATGTTGTAGAAGTTATGATGATCCGATACGCtg AGACAAAGCGAGACTTGTTGAGTTATCAAAGATCTGCTagtaaaaaaagaattcaGATAAggaaaaaattgagtttaacGCCATACGAATCAAGAACTCGAAGCAAGATCGTTCCGCAAAAATCTAATCAACGACAACTTATCAAAGAGagccaaactaaaaaaaaatcattccaagtatttttattgatatttatgatctactga